From the Methanoculleus caldifontis genome, the window GAGAGGGCGACGAGCCGCCGGGCGAGGTCCATCCGCCGCTGCCCGCTCTTGGTGCTGACGATGACGCCGAAGTTCGCGGCGCCTTCCGCCTTCGCCATCACTGCAGCACGGCGGCGGACCAGGCGGTCGGCGTCCACTTCCTGCGCCTCGCCCGTGTAGGGGTCGAGCGCCACCACCCGGGCCCGCGTCGCGAGCCGGATGCCGATCGGGTGAAAGACCCCGGTCCCGACGAAGAGGACCTCGTCGGCCCCCGTCGCCCGGGCGGCGGCGAAGTTGCAGCCAAGGACCTGACCCGCGAGCGGTGTCCGGCCGTCCCCCGGCGAGACGGCCGCCTCGATGCCGTGGTCGCGGAGAAATTCCGTCATCGCGCCGATCAGGTGGACGTGCTGGACGGTCGTGACGAGGCCGATCCGGCGGCCGTGGAGGAGAGGAAGGGCGTTCTCGAGCACCTCGACGTCGAAGTCGAACCGGACGGGCTCGTAGATGACGTCCGGCCGCGCTTCGACGGGTGCGTGGCCGAAATGGACCAGGACGTCCGCGAACGCGAGGGCGTCGAGCGCGAGGTCGCAAGCCCCATAGCAGGGGTCCCCGCTGACGATCACCTCGAAGCCCTCGCGGCGGAGGGCGGCGGCCGTCGCCG encodes:
- the dph2 gene encoding diphthamide biosynthesis enzyme Dph2, which encodes MSLIPVSEIVGRLRERGARSVALQFPAGLARQAPATAAALRREGFEVIVSGDPCYGACDLALDALAFADVLVHFGHAPVEARPDVIYEPVRFDFDVEVLENALPLLHGRRIGLVTTVQHVHLIGAMTEFLRDHGIEAAVSPGDGRTPLAGQVLGCNFAAARATGADEVLFVGTGVFHPIGIRLATRARVVALDPYTGEAQEVDADRLVRRRAAVMAKAEGAANFGVIVSTKSGQRRMDLARRLVALSDKAVLVAMREVSPAEMLDLGFAAYVNTACPRLAYDDQIRFPVPVLTPPEFEILCGVRAWDDYTIDEYLAP